Part of the Methanolobus chelungpuianus genome is shown below.
CACCTCATTTTACTAAAAAGGGAAGCGTAATAAAATAATTAACAGTTAAGCTGAAACAAAGGTGTTTAATAATTGTCAGCACTTGTCCCTGGCTTTTCTCAGCAGGTCCGAGCATTCACTCATTTTCTTTTCTGCCTGCAGGATGTCATCGGCCAGTTCTGTGTAGCCTGCATCCCGTACCTTTTCGGCCCATTCCTTGAAGCTCTTGCTGTGGTTCTCATTGTGCTCGACCCAGTGCTCAAGAAGGTGGGCCAGCTTTGATCTGTTGATTTCCTTTGTCATTTATTCACCTGCTATTTCATTATTTTCTTTGTTTGAAGGTTAGGTACTTCAGATATCTGCCGGGCTGGTGATCTCTCCCGTGATCGCCGATGCAGCAGCTGTAGCCGGGGATGCGAGATATATGAAGCCTCCTGTGCCCATGCGGCCTTTGAAATTCCTGTTAGCAGTTGATATGCATACCTCGTCCTTGGCGATCACACCCATATGGCCTCCGAGACAAGGTCCGCAGCCTGGTGTGCCTATGGTCGCACCTGCCTCAAGAAGCGTTTCGATAACGCCCTTGCGGGCAGCTTCAAGGAACACCTCTCTGGAAGCAGGAATAACAAGTGTCCTTACAGCGACCTTTTCCCCTTTGAGGATACTGGCGGCCACCTCAAGGTCTTCGAGCCTGCCATTGGTGCAGGTCCCTATGAAGGCCTGGTCTATCTTCGTAGGCGACAGTTCTGAGATCCCGCGTACGTTATCCACATTATGGGGGCATGCAACCTGCGGTTCCAGTTCACTTGCAGCAAAATGGTATTCCTGTGCGTAGTGAGCATCCTCGTCAGCGTATACGGGCTCATATGTCTCCTCAGTGCGCCCCTTTAGGTAATCAAAGGTCTTTTTGTCCGGGGGCACTATGCCTGCCTTTGCGCCCATCTCTATTGCCATGTTGCACAGGGTCATGCGACCGGAGACCGAAAGGCTTTCGATTGTGCTGCCATAGAACTCAGCAGCTTTATACGTGGCTCCTGCAACACCAAGGGTACCTATTATCCTGAGCGTGAGGTCCTTTGCGTAGACATGCTTACCCAGTTTTCCTTCTGCTGTTATGCTGATGCTTTCCGGGACCTTGAACCAGAGCTTTCCAGTTGAGAATATCTCTGCCATGTCCGTGGCTCCCACGCCGGTGCCGAAAGCCCCGAAGGCCCCATAGGTGCAGGAGTGGGAATCAGCACCCACGATAAGCTTGCCTGGCAGTGCAAACCCTTTCTCAGGAAGCAGCTGGTGGCATATGCCTTCCCCTACATCATAGAAGTTCTTTATTCCCTGCGCATGCAGCCACTCCCTGATGTCCTTCTGCAGGGCTGCGGTTGTATCTGTGTTTGCAGGTGTGAGGTGATCGAAAGGAACAACAATCCTGTCAGGGTTCCATACCTTTTCGGTCCCCATTTCCCTGAATGATCTTACCGCAAGGATGCTTGTCCCGTCATGTGCCATGGCATAGTCTACATCCGCTATGACAAAATCGTTTGCTTTGGCCCTGGTCCCTGATGCGCGGCTGAATATTTTTTCACTAATGGTGCTCAAAAGAATAACTCCCTTTATTGCAATTCATCTGTTGCAGTGTATGGGTATGAGAACGGATATCCTGATATAATACCTGCGCTTGAAGAAACTGTCGGTTAGCACATTAATAACTCTGGATAAAGAAAAAGGTGTTTGCTTTCCTGTGAGACTGGCCGCAGGCAAGCTTGGATATGTTTGCTCTCAGGTGAGGCTTTTGAGTTTCTCTATATTCTCAAGTACTGATCTGCTCTCATAGAGCACTTTTTCTTCGATCGAGCTGACGATCTCTTCCAGGGGAATGACCAGCCTGTACAGTTTAACCGGCCTGCCTTTACCTTCGTTCTTCTTTTCTTCCCTTATCTCTACCCAGTTATTATCCTTAAGGTACTTCATGGCAATACTTACTTCAGGCTGGCGCAGGTCTGAAGTTGCTTCGATCTCGCGGGAAGTTATTTCATCCCCACTTGCTAGGGTTGCAATCGTCAGTGCGACAGGCCTGTTTATATCCAGTTTCCTGAGCAACTCAACCATCTCATAATCCTTTTCATTCATATTGTGGGGTTTCTTTTCTCTCATGGATTATCACCGAATGATGTTATCTCGTTTTGTCTGAAGGCTTGGGTATCTAAGACACTTTTCCTCGTTGTCCGAAAGGACATTTGTCTGTTAAACAGGTAGCTCCTCAACAGTTCTCTTATTACCTTATACGTGATTTTGATGCGGTGTGAGCGCACTACTATTATAAGTATTTATTATATATTAATCCATATTACACCAAAATAGTGAGTCCGCAACGTATATTTCATAGAATAGATTATGTGCTGTAATATAGCCTATATAATCTATCAGCGGGATAAGAGCATAAAGTGCAATCACTGCTCTTATATCGGGATAATTGCAGAAACTAATTCGGTCAAATATCTACTAAAAGAGTAATAATATGGGCCCGCTGAGATTCGAACTCAGGACCTCACGGTTATCAGCCGTGCGCTCCACCGAGCTAAGCTACGGGCCCATCTGGGTCTGTCTCTTGAATCTTGTGTTATTCAAGCGACACTCCAAATACGCACACAGGTACTTTAATATTTCGCTCCGATCCTCATTAACTCGCATATTTTATTTGTGCTGTTTGTTTTTCAGGCTGATTTCTAGCGATAACTTTATTTGACATAATGTCTGTATGTGGTCAATTACTGGGCTGGTAGATCAGGGGAAGATCGCTACCTTGGCATGGTAGAGGCCTCGGGTTCAATTCCCGACCAGTCCACTTCCAATTTTTAAAAATCCCGTGCACCAAAAAAACATCGATCTGCGATATACTAACAAACCATCTTTTGCATGCTGAGCATTAGATTTCCTGAAAACAGTCTTGCGGAGGTATAAGGCACCCTTTGCCACCATGCTTCAGGGTGCCTTGTCTTTCTTTTCTACGATGTTCCCCAACATCTAAGGGTGATTTCTGTTGATTGCCCGGCGCGTACTCCCAACGCCCACAATTAATTGTTAGTCTTTTTCTTACTTAACTTAAACCCGAATTAATTTAATAAACGGCGTTAACTTCAAACGGTATTATAATATCTATGTTAAGACAGGCAGATCTGATTGAACTTTGTTCCTATACTAGTGATGCTATCCTGCTAGAAAAGAACACATGTTGGAACTCCTATATGAGCGCCTCTTTTCTCATGTCTCTCTATAAATAGTTTGGAAATTAATATTGTAATCCTCAAATTGAATTAATTTATATTCATTTGTGATTTTTAAAGATGTATGGATAAGCTTCATATTTTAGCATGCAGATGTGCCATACAGCTAGTTATGTTATCTTGGGTGATTGAATGAAGATGATAGTATTCTTATTTCTGATTTCTCTGGTAGTAGTAAGCGGATGTGTGTCTCAGGACACTGTCGAATCAGGAGATTATGTGACCGTCGATTATACCGGCAGGTATGAGAATGGCAGCGTGTTCGATACTTCCATAGAGCAGGTGGCAGTAGACTCAGGACTGTATAATCCTGCAAGGAACTATGAGCCAATGTCTATTGTTGTGGGTGATGGCAAGCGGATAGAAGGTTTTGATGAGGCTATCATAGGTATGGCTGTGGGCGAGGAAAAGTCAGTCACCATTCCACCGGAAAAGGCCTACGGAAACTACTCTCCCGATAGAGTGTTTTCGATCCCTTCCGAAGAGTTCATTAATGCCAATATCACTCCGGAGGTTGGGTTAAAGGTTCCCACGATGCTAGGTACATGTACCGTGACAACCGTCACCGAAGGCAACGTCACCCTTGACTGCAATCACCAGCTTGCCGGCGAGACTCTGGTCTTTACGATACAGGTGATTTCCATCGGTGAGTGATTCCCGGGCAGGAGCTAAAAATGGAAAAAGAAGAGAAGATCGTAGTCATCCTGCTTGCAATGGTGTTTCTCTCACTTTCAATAGCTTACGTAAGTTTCTTCAATGACGGAAGCTCTGATGCAGCCGAGTTCTCAGCCTTCTCAGAAACAGGTGAGAGGGTATATGTGCAGGGAGACATAGTATCCAAGCGCTTTACCAATACGGGTAATCATCTGCTCATGACCGTGAACTCCGGCTCAGGGCCTGTCAAGGTATTCGTTCCATCGGCAAACGGCGCAAAGGATATTGGTGTAATGGTGAATGAGGACGACGTGGTCAGAGTCACCGGGAATCTGGAAGAGTACCAGGGAGAGCCGGAGATCGTAGTTCAGCACAAGAATGATGTTGTTCTCGTCAGAGCTGCATGATTATCAAACAAGGGCAATTAATCGCTAAAGATTTAAACGAACACGGCGTCATAATCAAGCATGAAGGCCTGTATAATGTGCGGAGGGGAGGGGACCAGGCTACGTCCATTGACATTTGAGAGACCAAAGCCGAGTATACCGATACTTAACAAACCCTCCGTTGTGCATCTGATCGAACACCTGTGCAAAGAAGGTTTTAACTCCATAGTCATTACCCTGGGATACATGGCGGAGAACATCGAGGAACAGCTCGGAGACGGCCGTATCTTCGGAGTCCATATCGATTACGTTTATGAGAAAGAGAAACTCGGCACTGCCGGGGGAGTGAAGAACGCAGAGAAGTATCTTAAGGGCGAACCGTTCATTGTACTTGGCGGGGACCACGTACTGAATCTCAATCTGAGGGAAATGTACCGTTTCTATGAAATGAACGATGCGCTGGTAACCATAGGGCTCCTTTCCATAGACGATCCGCGGGAGTTCGGTATCGCTGATATGGATGTTAATAACAGGATAAGGCGCTTCCTGGAAAAACCCGGGCCCG
Proteins encoded:
- a CDS encoding FKBP-type peptidyl-prolyl cis-trans isomerase, which produces MKMIVFLFLISLVVVSGCVSQDTVESGDYVTVDYTGRYENGSVFDTSIEQVAVDSGLYNPARNYEPMSIVVGDGKRIEGFDEAIIGMAVGEEKSVTIPPEKAYGNYSPDRVFSIPSEEFINANITPEVGLKVPTMLGTCTVTTVTEGNVTLDCNHQLAGETLVFTIQVISIGE
- a CDS encoding 3-isopropylmalate dehydratase large subunit, which encodes MSEKIFSRASGTRAKANDFVIADVDYAMAHDGTSILAVRSFREMGTEKVWNPDRIVVPFDHLTPANTDTTAALQKDIREWLHAQGIKNFYDVGEGICHQLLPEKGFALPGKLIVGADSHSCTYGAFGAFGTGVGATDMAEIFSTGKLWFKVPESISITAEGKLGKHVYAKDLTLRIIGTLGVAGATYKAAEFYGSTIESLSVSGRMTLCNMAIEMGAKAGIVPPDKKTFDYLKGRTEETYEPVYADEDAHYAQEYHFAASELEPQVACPHNVDNVRGISELSPTKIDQAFIGTCTNGRLEDLEVAASILKGEKVAVRTLVIPASREVFLEAARKGVIETLLEAGATIGTPGCGPCLGGHMGVIAKDEVCISTANRNFKGRMGTGGFIYLASPATAAASAITGEITSPADI
- a CDS encoding OB-fold nucleic acid binding domain-containing protein; the protein is MEKEEKIVVILLAMVFLSLSIAYVSFFNDGSSDAAEFSAFSETGERVYVQGDIVSKRFTNTGNHLLMTVNSGSGPVKVFVPSANGAKDIGVMVNEDDVVRVTGNLEEYQGEPEIVVQHKNDVVLVRAA
- a CDS encoding transcriptional regulator produces the protein MREKKPHNMNEKDYEMVELLRKLDINRPVALTIATLASGDEITSREIEATSDLRQPEVSIAMKYLKDNNWVEIREEKKNEGKGRPVKLYRLVIPLEEIVSSIEEKVLYESRSVLENIEKLKSLT